In Cyanobacteria bacterium FACHB-DQ100, one DNA window encodes the following:
- the moaC gene encoding cyclic pyranopterin monophosphate synthase MoaC has protein sequence MIELSHLDATGQAQMVDVSAKAATVRQATAIAHVRMKPETMQAIESGDTPKGDVLGTARIAGIMAAKQTANLIPLCHPLPIQKVEVKITAQPERPGFEIQATVKIKAETGVEMEALTAASIAALTLYDMAKAIEKSITIEQIYLLSKTGGKSGDYFRAESL, from the coding sequence TTGATCGAACTTTCTCATCTCGATGCCACAGGACAAGCACAAATGGTAGATGTCTCGGCAAAAGCGGCAACGGTGAGACAAGCGACTGCGATCGCGCATGTTCGGATGAAACCAGAGACCATGCAGGCGATCGAGTCCGGAGATACACCGAAAGGAGACGTGCTGGGAACCGCGCGAATTGCCGGGATTATGGCGGCAAAACAAACGGCAAATTTAATCCCGCTGTGCCATCCCTTGCCGATTCAAAAAGTGGAGGTCAAGATCACAGCCCAACCAGAGCGACCGGGGTTTGAGATTCAAGCGACGGTGAAGATCAAGGCAGAAACCGGGGTGGAGATGGAAGCGCTGACGGCAGCTTCGATCGCGGCGTTGACTTTGTATGACATGGCAAAAGCGATCGAGAAGTCGATTACGATCGAGCAAATTTATCTTCTCAGCAAGACCGGAGGCAAGTCCGGCGATTACTTCCGAGCAGAGAGTTTATAA